Within Massilia litorea, the genomic segment GAAGTCACCATCAAATTCCGCGTCGCAGCGGCTAACTAATCCATTACCAACCAGAGGATCTACACAACATGAACATCAAGCACATCGCCGCCGCCATCTTTGCCCTGACCGCCGCCACCGGCGCCATCGCCGCCGACACCTATGCCATCGAGCCGAACCACACCTTCCCGAGCTTCGAGGCGGACCACATGGGCGGCCTGTCGATCTGGCGCGGCAAGTTCACGAACACGAGCGGCAACATCGTTCTCGATCGCGCAGCGAAAACCGGCAGCGTCGACATCACCATCGATGCCAGCACCCTCGACTTCGGCCACGCCAAGATGAGCGAGCACGCCAAGGGTCCGGACATGTTCGACGTCGCCAAATTCCCGACCGCGACCTACAAGTCGAAGTCGATCACCTTCAAGGGCGACAAGCCCGTGTCGGTCGACGGCGAGCTGACCCTGCACGGCGTGACCAAGCCGGTCAAGCTGAGCATCAACCAGTTCAAGTGCATCCAGCACCCGATGTTCAAGCGCGAAGTCTGCGGCGCCGATGCTTCGGCCAGCTTCAACCGCAGCGATTTCGGCATCGACTACGGCGTGCAAATGGGCTTCAACCCGACCGTCAAGCTGGCGATCCAGGTCGAAGCGCTGAAGCAGTAAGCTCTGCCCGCTCCGCCCGCTCAGGCCGCGATCGGCCTGGCGCTGAAATTGCGCGTGGCCTCGACCAGCGTGCGCGTATAGGGATGCACGCTGCTGCCGTCGACCAGGGCGGCGCTGGCCTGGATGTCGACGATGCGCCCCTCCTGCATCACCGCGACGCGGTTGCACAGGTGCACCAGCACGCCCAGATCGTGCGTCACCATCAGGTAAGTCAGGCCATCGCGCTCGCGCAGTTCGGCCAGCAGGTTCAGGATCTCGGCCTGCACCGAGACGTCCAGCGCCGAGGTGGGCTCGTCGAGCAGCAGGATGCGCGGCTCGAGGACCAGGGCGCGCGCGATCGCCACCCGCTGGCGCTGCCCGCCCGACATCTGGTGCGGATAGCGGTAGCGGAACGAGTCGTTCAGGCCGACCCGCGCCAGGATGCGCGACACGCGCCCGTCGATATCGCCGATCCTGTGGATGCGCAGCGGTTCCGACAAGGCCGTGTCGACCGTATGGCGCGGGTGCAGCGAACCGTAGGGATCCTGGAACACCATCTGCATCTGGCGGCAACGCGC encodes:
- a CDS encoding YceI family protein, encoding MNIKHIAAAIFALTAATGAIAADTYAIEPNHTFPSFEADHMGGLSIWRGKFTNTSGNIVLDRAAKTGSVDITIDASTLDFGHAKMSEHAKGPDMFDVAKFPTATYKSKSITFKGDKPVSVDGELTLHGVTKPVKLSINQFKCIQHPMFKREVCGADASASFNRSDFGIDYGVQMGFNPTVKLAIQVEALKQ
- a CDS encoding ABC transporter ATP-binding protein, which translates into the protein MIAVDALNLSFGTGAAAHKVLSDVSFSVAEGESFGLVGESGSGKTTVLRCLAGLYPHWTGKASIDGQALKPGIDRARCRQMQMVFQDPYGSLHPRHTVDTALSEPLRIHRIGDIDGRVSRILARVGLNDSFRYRYPHQMSGGQRQRVAIARALVLEPRILLLDEPTSALDVSVQAEILNLLAELRERDGLTYLMVTHDLGVLVHLCNRVAVMQEGRIVDIQASAALVDGSSVHPYTRTLVEATRNFSARPIAA